A DNA window from Engystomops pustulosus chromosome 6, aEngPut4.maternal, whole genome shotgun sequence contains the following coding sequences:
- the LOC140134933 gene encoding uncharacterized protein, producing MLVKVLLLALALVITGNQADISTDKISNVFWNYITQLSSNSRDKADNSQQSEISKQINSLIEENLRSVHNFDGELVGQLVPLAKQIQKQLTQDSQALREQIKEELEKLKVKLTPYTEEVQKQLNRNAEELQDKLAPHAKEFQAQLDKSTEVLREQLKSISKNIETKIKENADPLQASMGPYLQELKSTIDDKIEQLEKQLKMINDQVQCNIGQQMDELYKSLKPYADEMQEELHKQIKNMDFQMKKNTEQIESKLLEFTGKLREQLYPYVNELRNKLNSDAADVKQTMEPYFTEMNQQMDQKIEEFRETIMPIADALNKALVRRLRDMKKKLGEYTVSVQDQMEYLEKDIRDRIRDFITQGASSEN from the exons ATGTTGGTGAAAGTCTTACTGCTGGCATTAGCCTTGGTAATAACAG GAAATCAAGCTGATATCAGCACAGACAAGATAAGCAATGTtttctggaattacatcacacaaCTGAGCAGTAATAGCAGGGACAAAGCGGACAACTCTCAGCAATCGGAGATCAGTAAACAGATCAA TTCTCTAATTGAAGAAAACCTTCGGAGTGTTCATAATTTTGATGGTGAATTAGTGGGTCAGCTTGTTCCTTTGGCAAAACAAATCCAAAAACAACTGACACAAGACTCTCAAGCATTGAGAGAACAAATCAAAGAAGAGCTGGAGAAGTTGAAGGTCAAGTTGACTCCATATACGGAAGAGGTGCAAAAGCAGCTGAACAGAAATGCAGAGGAGCTTCAGGATAAATTGGCTCCACATGCTAAAGAGTTTCAAGCCCAGTTGGATAAAAGCACGGAGGTTCTCAGAGAACAACTGAAATCTATAAGCaagaacatagagaccaagatcAAGGAAAATGCTGACCCTCTGCAGGCGTCAATGGGCCCATATTTGCAGGAACTGAAGAGTACAATAGATGACAAAATAGAGCAGCTAGAGAAACAGCTAAAAATGATCAACGATCAAGTACAATGCAACATTGGACAGCAAATGGATGAGTTATATAAAAGCCTGAAACCCTACGCAGACGAAATGCAAGAGGAGCTGCACAAACAGATCAAGAACATGGACTTCCAGATGAAGAAGAATACTGAACAGATCGAGAGCAAATTATTGGAGTTCACTGGAAAACTGCGAGAGCAACTCTACCCCTATGTGAATGAGCTAAGAAACAAGCTGAATAGTGACGCCGCAGATGTCAAACAGACCATGGAACCATATTTTACAGAGATGAACCAGCAGATGGACCAGAAGATTGAAGAGTTTAGAGAGACCATAATGCCCATTGCAGACGCCCTTAACAAGGCCCTTGTCAGGAGACTGAGAGACATGAAGAAGAAGTTGGGAGAATATACTGTGAGCGTACAGGATCAAATGGAGTACTTAGAGAAAGACATTCGAGACAGGATCCGGGACTTCATCACCCAGGGGGCTTCTTCTGAGAACTGA
- the LOC140134934 gene encoding uncharacterized protein yields the protein MLVKVVALALVVCAITGSQAEISTDQISDAFWNYFTQLTSNTKEKVEQIQQSDISKQLNVLIDDNLKNIQLYAGELEKQLIPFVKQMHDQLTQDPEKLKAQITEELEKLKVKLSPYTDEVQKQLNKNAEELRVKLAPYAEELKTQLDKNTAMVTEQLKSVTKDLEAKIRENTDLVQASLTPYSQELKAKIDDNVEQLRKQLIPITEKVKDNVDQQMQELYKSLTPYAEDVQEELRNQIKNMDFQMKSNVKQMESKVLEFTEQLKEQLQPYANELRTKLEGDMTNAKQTLEPYLTQMNQEMDKKIAEFKETMTPYGEALNKALVQRVEDMKKKLGEYTVSVQDQAEYLQKDVSDKIQEFINKGVAIEN from the exons ATGTTGGTGAAAGTCGTAGCTCTGGCACTAGTTGTGTGCGCCATCACAG GATCTCAAGCGGAGATCAGCACTGACCAGATAAGCGATGCTTTCTGGAATTACTTCACCCAACTCACCAGCAACACCAAGGAGAAGGTGGAGCAGATCCAACAGTCTGACATCAGCAAACAGCTAAA TGTTCTAATTGATGACAACCTGAAGAACATTCAACTTTATGCAGGAGAACTTGAGAAACAACTTATTCCCTTTGTCAAGCAGATGCATGACCAGCTAACCCAAGACCCAGAGAAACTGAAGGCACAAATAACTGAGGAGCTTGAGAAGTTAAAGGTCAAACTGTCCCCCTATACAGATGAAGTACAAAAGCAGTTGAATAAGAATGCAGAGGAGCTTAGAGTAAAACTTGCTCCCTATGCTGAGGAGCTGAAAACCCAGTTGGACAAAAACACTGCAATGGTCACTGAGCAACTCAAGTCTGTAACTAAGGACCTGGAAGCCAAGATCAGAGAAAATACAGACCTTGTGCAGGCCTCATTGACCCCATACTCCCAGGAACTCAAGGCTAAGATAGATGACAATGTGGAACAACTGAGAAAACAACTCATTCCCATCACCGAGAAAGTTAAAGATAATGTTGATCAACAAATGCAAGAGCTTTACAAAAGCTTGACACCATATGCAGAAGATGTCCAGGAAGAACTGCGTAACCAGATCAAGAACATGGACTTTCAGATGAAGTCGAACGTTAAGCAGATGGAAAGCAAAGTCTTGGAGTTCACTGAGCAATTGAAAGAGCAGCTGCAACCCTACGCCAACGAGCTCCGAACCAAACTGGAAGGAGATATGACCAACGCCAAGCAGACACTGGAGCCATACCTTACTCAGATGAACCAGGAGATGGACAAGAAGATTGCTGAGTTCAAAGAAACAATGACTCCCTATGGCGAAGCCCTCAACAAGGCCCTTGTTCAGAGAGTTGAAGATATGAAGAAGAAGTTGGGAGAATACACTGTTAGTGTACAGGATCAAGCAGAGTACCTACAGAAAGATGTCAGTGACAAGATCCAAGAATTCATCAACAAGGGCGTTGCCATCGAAAACTAA
- the LOC140134935 gene encoding uncharacterized protein, which translates to MLVRIAVVALVLFTISGSQAEVSTDQISDAFWNYFTQMTSNTKDQVEQIQQSDISKQLNSLIEKNLENVNLYAGELHQQLIPFAKQIHEQLTQDSEKLREQIRQELETLKVKLSPYADKVHQQLSRNVEELQEKLAPYAEQLRTQLEKNTQLVSEQLKSVTKDLEAKIRENTDRVQESLTPYSQELKATIDNNVEQLRKQIKPVTEKVKDNIDQQLEELYKSLTPYAEDVQEELRNQMKTMEFQMRKNVEQMEAKVLEFTGQLREQLYPYANELRSKLNGDMTNVKQTLEPYFNEMNHKMDQKVVEFKDTMTPYVDTLNKALVQRVEDMKKKLGEYTVTVQDQVDYLEKDVRDKIQDFINKGVASEN; encoded by the exons ATGTTGGTGAGAATAGCCGTGGTTGCACTGGTACTATTCACAATCTCAG GATCTCAAGCAGAGGTTAGCACTGACCAGATAAGCGATGCCTTCTGGAATTACTTCACCCAGATGACCAGCAACACCAAGGATCAGGTGGAGCAGATCCAACAGTCTGACATCAGCAAACAGCTAAA TTCATTAATCGAGAAAAACCTGGAAAATGTGAATCTGTATGCGGGTGAATTACATCAACAACTAATTCCCTTTGCAAAGCAAATACATGAGCAACTAACTCAGGATTCAGAAAAATTGAGGGAGCAAATAAGACAAGAGTTGGAGACCCTGAAGGTCAAGTTGTCTCCATATGCAGATAAAGTTCACCAGCAACTGAGCAGGAATGTAGAGGAACTTCAAGAAAAACTGGCACCATATGCAGAACAGCTAAGAACCCAGCTGGAGAAGAACACCCAGTTAGTAAGCGAGCAGCTCAAGTCTGTAACTAAGGATCTGGAAGCCAAAATCAGAGAAAATACTGACCGTGTCCAGGAATCATTGACCCCATACTCCCAGGAACTCAAGGCTACAATAGACAACAACGTGGAGCAACTGAGAAAACAAATCAAGCCAGTCACTGAAAAAGTGAAGGATAACATTGACCAACAACTCGAGGAGCTATACAAGAGCTTGACGCCTTATGCAGAAGATGTGCAAGAGGAGTTGCGCAACCAAATGAAGACCATGGAATTCCAGATGAGGAAGAATGTCGAACAGATGGAAGCCAAAGTCTTGGAGTTCACCGGGCAGCTGAGAGAGCAACTCTACCCCTACGCCAACGAATTAAGAAGCAAACTGAATGGAGATATGACTAACGTCAAGCAGACACTGGAACCCTACTTCAATGAGATGAACCACAAGATGGACCAGAAAGTGGTAGAGTTTAAAGACACAATGACCCCCTATGTGGATACCCTCAACAAAGCCCTTGTACAAAGAGTGGAAGACATGAAGAAGAAGCTGGGCgaatacacagtgactgtacaggATCAAGTAGATTATTTGGAGAAAGACGTTCGAGACAAGATCCAAGATTTCATCAATAAGGGTGTTGCCAGTGAAAACTAG